The following are from one region of the Nostoc cf. commune SO-36 genome:
- a CDS encoding pentapeptide repeat-containing protein, producing MTSPIVRRSNQSGQSKKPERANSVLLASRRFAAWAAEITLVVTSGLIPFGIGVYANSRSDLNRVPLNPVLVVTERAIARPLALPVSYGIRNVAWPTNILWTIALLAPVTLSWWQLYLLAKTGSTLPKRWLKVRVVNEQGKPPGLGAVVIREGFGRWTVPISIAYLLWRYSFAFPNLGLFTFLSLLMIVGEGIGLPSRRGRRALHDQLAGTYTIDALLANNRQAQSAGSNDEAEEWQEGEELAADQTNQSPNLWRRIQQNPNLTMFGIGLTSMTAVLATLIGTQVYIQIQQSQRATQKINRQQFDELRNQLTPNSGVTNEQRQSAILAMGGINDPQSIKYLVDLLVSETNPSVLDTIQQALTTVGPQAIPELKNKNQFLVSELESMGSSAAQERELRQGRLQRNQRTINKILSVYSGKIQGIDLSSTQLGQSGTPGSSFFNLVLDNLDLSGVKFKSANLNQASFKGSRFRGAGEDGRWDTYDDVMADLSQAQLQQANLTDANLSRVLMNRTDLSRATLNRANLSNARLYEAKLNSTQLVGADLQNAVLERASLTGADLGDAKLNEANLYAARLGRVTAIGTQLSFANLTNTDWQGADLSGAYLDRANLSNANLSATRLAGAVLRSAQMENANLQNADLSLADLRGANIAGADFKGAIIAPSKQDPADQFVQTPDLGSVSAVVQGVDFSKAKNLDSKQLAYICTQGGIHPRCP from the coding sequence ATGACCTCACCAATTGTCAGGAGAAGTAATCAATCTGGTCAGTCAAAAAAACCGGAAAGAGCCAATTCAGTGTTGCTAGCAAGTAGGCGTTTTGCTGCTTGGGCGGCTGAAATCACACTAGTGGTTACTAGCGGGTTGATTCCCTTCGGCATTGGTGTCTATGCCAATTCTAGAAGCGATTTGAATCGAGTACCGCTAAACCCGGTGCTGGTAGTAACAGAAAGAGCGATCGCTAGACCCCTGGCTCTGCCTGTAAGCTATGGCATCCGTAACGTAGCATGGCCAACTAATATTTTGTGGACAATCGCCCTGTTAGCGCCTGTAACTCTCTCATGGTGGCAATTGTATTTACTAGCTAAGACTGGCAGCACACTTCCTAAACGTTGGTTAAAAGTGCGGGTTGTCAACGAGCAAGGGAAACCCCCCGGATTGGGGGCAGTTGTGATTAGAGAAGGATTTGGGCGTTGGACTGTACCAATTTCCATCGCCTATCTACTGTGGCGCTACAGCTTTGCTTTTCCGAATTTAGGATTATTCACATTTTTATCTTTATTAATGATTGTGGGTGAAGGGATAGGCTTACCGTCGCGCCGGGGGCGTCGCGCACTCCACGATCAACTCGCAGGTACTTATACAATAGATGCACTTTTAGCTAATAACAGACAAGCTCAGTCTGCTGGCAGTAATGATGAAGCAGAAGAATGGCAAGAGGGAGAAGAATTAGCAGCAGATCAAACCAACCAGTCGCCTAATCTGTGGCGACGAATACAGCAAAATCCTAATCTGACCATGTTTGGGATCGGGTTGACGAGTATGACTGCTGTGTTGGCAACCTTAATCGGTACTCAAGTTTATATCCAAATTCAACAATCCCAGCGAGCAACCCAGAAAATCAACAGGCAACAGTTCGATGAACTCCGCAACCAATTGACTCCTAACTCTGGGGTGACTAATGAGCAACGCCAAAGTGCAATTCTGGCTATGGGTGGTATTAATGATCCACAGTCCATTAAATATCTGGTGGATCTCTTAGTTAGCGAAACCAACCCCAGCGTCCTGGATACGATTCAACAAGCTTTAACAACTGTCGGGCCCCAAGCCATCCCAGAATTAAAAAATAAGAATCAGTTTTTGGTTAGCGAACTGGAGTCTATGGGTAGCAGTGCAGCCCAAGAGCGGGAATTACGGCAAGGGCGGCTACAAAGAAACCAACGGACAATCAATAAGATTCTCTCTGTTTACAGTGGGAAAATTCAGGGTATTGACCTGAGTAGCACCCAATTAGGTCAAAGTGGTACTCCGGGAAGTTCCTTCTTCAACTTGGTACTAGACAACCTTGATTTATCAGGGGTTAAGTTTAAATCTGCAAATCTTAACCAAGCCAGCTTTAAAGGTAGCCGCTTTCGAGGTGCAGGTGAAGATGGACGTTGGGATACTTACGACGATGTAATGGCTGATTTAAGCCAAGCTCAGTTGCAGCAAGCCAATCTGACTGATGCTAACCTCAGTCGCGTCTTGATGAACCGTACCGATTTGAGCCGCGCTACTCTCAACAGAGCCAATTTATCCAATGCGCGTCTATATGAGGCTAAACTCAATAGCACCCAACTAGTAGGAGCCGATCTACAAAACGCAGTTTTAGAAAGAGCCAGCTTGACTGGGGCTGACTTAGGCGATGCTAAATTGAACGAAGCCAATCTTTACGCTGCCCGTTTAGGTCGTGTCACTGCTATCGGAACGCAATTATCCTTTGCCAACTTAACTAACACTGATTGGCAAGGAGCAGATTTATCAGGAGCCTATTTGGATCGTGCTAATCTCAGCAATGCGAATCTGAGCGCCACTCGTTTAGCTGGTGCTGTTTTGCGTTCTGCCCAGATGGAAAACGCTAACTTGCAAAATGCCGACCTGAGTCTTGCAGATTTACGGGGGGCAAATATTGCCGGGGCAGATTTTAAAGGGGCAATTATCGCGCCTAGCAAACAAGATCCAGCAGATCAATTTGTCCAAACCCCAGATTTAGGCTCAGTATCTGCCGTAGTCCAAGGCGTTGATTTTTCTAAAGCCAAAAATTTAGATTCTAAGCAATTAGCGTACATTTGTACTCAAGGAGGCATTCATCCCCGTTGCCCGTAG
- the petB gene encoding cytochrome b6: MANVSDWFEERLEIQALAEDVTSKYVPPHVNIFYCLGGITLVCFLIQFATGFAMTFYYRPTVTEAFSSVEYIMNEVNFGWLIRSIHRWSASMMVLMMILHTFRVYLTGGFKKPRELTWISGVILAVITVSFGVTGYSLPWDQVGYWAVKIVSGVPEAIPVVGVLISDLLRGGSSVGQATLTRYYSAHTFVLPWLIAVFMLFHFLMIRKQGISGPL; the protein is encoded by the coding sequence ATGGCCAACGTTTCCGACTGGTTTGAGGAACGCCTAGAGATTCAGGCACTCGCTGAAGACGTCACTAGCAAGTACGTCCCTCCTCACGTCAATATCTTTTACTGCCTGGGTGGAATTACCCTGGTTTGCTTTCTCATCCAGTTTGCTACTGGATTTGCCATGACGTTCTACTATAGGCCAACAGTTACTGAAGCTTTCTCCTCAGTAGAGTACATTATGAATGAAGTCAACTTCGGTTGGCTAATTCGCTCCATCCATCGCTGGTCTGCCAGCATGATGGTATTGATGATGATTTTGCATACCTTCCGGGTTTATCTGACTGGTGGTTTCAAAAAGCCCCGCGAATTAACCTGGATAAGTGGTGTCATCCTAGCTGTAATTACAGTTTCCTTTGGAGTTACCGGCTATTCCTTACCTTGGGATCAAGTTGGCTACTGGGCTGTAAAAATCGTTAGCGGCGTACCAGAAGCAATTCCTGTAGTTGGCGTTCTGATTTCCGACTTGCTGCGCGGCGGTTCTAGTGTTGGTCAAGCAACACTAACTCGTTATTACAGCGCACACACCTTTGTCTTGCCTTGGTTGATTGCAGTCTTCATGCTGTTTCACTTCTTGATGATCCGCAAACAAGGCATTTCCGGGCCTTTGTAA
- a CDS encoding glycosyltransferase family 4 protein, protein MHITTVTENLNLGDKVNKRTNHVFVFLEIFAHEGGIQSYIKDIFRAYLGLNQDYKAEVFLLRDSPDSLNPFEAENLKFHYFKNQSPYFGRLQMAAALLKCLLQSRPQQVFCGHINLAVLIQTLCQPLGIPYTVLTYGKEVWEPLKNQERRALTSAEGIWTISRYSRDRACIANSLNPKMVQMMPCAIDGDKFTPGFKQPELVQKYGLTGAKVLMTVARLWSGDIYKGVDVTIRALPQIAQVFPEVKYLVIGRGDDQPRLAQLAKDLGVSDRVVFAGFVATEALMEHYRLADAYIMPSQEGFGIVYLEAMACGVPVLSGDDDGSADPLQDGKLGWRVPHRNPDAVAAACIDMLQGDDQRCDGKWLREQAIALFGIDAFQQHLQKILLSPVMKSI, encoded by the coding sequence ATGCACATCACTACAGTGACAGAAAACCTCAATTTAGGTGATAAAGTTAACAAAAGAACTAACCATGTCTTCGTGTTTTTAGAAATTTTTGCTCACGAAGGTGGTATTCAATCATATATAAAAGATATTTTTCGTGCGTATCTAGGATTAAACCAAGACTACAAAGCAGAAGTCTTTTTGCTGCGAGATAGTCCTGATAGCTTAAATCCGTTTGAAGCCGAGAACTTAAAATTTCATTACTTTAAAAATCAGTCCCCCTATTTTGGGAGATTGCAAATGGCAGCAGCTTTACTTAAGTGTCTGTTGCAAAGCCGTCCACAGCAAGTTTTTTGCGGTCATATTAACTTAGCAGTATTAATCCAAACTCTTTGCCAGCCCTTGGGGATTCCTTACACCGTGCTAACTTACGGTAAAGAAGTCTGGGAACCGCTAAAAAATCAAGAACGTCGCGCCCTGACATCAGCAGAGGGAATTTGGACAATTAGTCGTTACAGCCGCGATCGCGCTTGTATTGCTAATAGTCTAAACCCCAAAATGGTACAGATGATGCCTTGTGCAATTGATGGGGATAAATTTACACCTGGTTTTAAGCAGCCAGAATTAGTGCAGAAGTATGGCTTAACTGGTGCTAAGGTGTTAATGACAGTAGCGCGCTTATGGTCAGGAGACATTTACAAGGGTGTAGATGTCACAATTCGGGCATTACCACAAATCGCCCAAGTTTTCCCAGAAGTGAAATATTTGGTAATTGGTCGCGGTGATGACCAACCACGATTGGCACAGTTAGCCAAAGATTTAGGTGTGAGCGATCGCGTCGTATTTGCTGGTTTTGTTGCTACAGAAGCATTAATGGAACATTACCGCCTTGCTGATGCCTATATTATGCCTTCGCAAGAAGGCTTTGGCATTGTTTATCTGGAGGCAATGGCTTGTGGAGTGCCAGTGTTATCCGGTGATGACGATGGTTCTGCTGACCCCTTGCAGGATGGTAAACTAGGATGGCGAGTACCACACCGCAATCCTGATGCTGTAGCAGCAGCTTGTATAGATATGCTTCAAGGGGATGATCAGCGATGTGATGGAAAGTGGCTGCGAGAACAAGCGATCGCTCTGTTTGGCATAGATGCTTTCCAACAGCACTTACAAAAAATTCTTTTATCCCCAGTAATGAAGTCTATTTGA
- a CDS encoding ATP-binding protein, with protein MLRIVQQDHLMVKSELRLLNHVQEWFEQFCLQHLSRLGWSKTQLDRLNLALAEGFTNAVRHAHHALPPETTIEINVYLWIDRLEIRIWDYGKPFNPDAIAEPAPGTLQVGGYGWFLLRRLADRVVYERGADGRNCLLIVKYSVEAQK; from the coding sequence ATGCTTCGTATAGTGCAGCAAGACCATCTGATGGTTAAGAGCGAACTCAGACTCTTAAACCATGTGCAAGAATGGTTTGAGCAATTTTGTCTGCAACATTTGTCTCGACTTGGCTGGTCAAAAACCCAACTTGATCGCCTCAATTTAGCATTAGCAGAAGGCTTTACTAACGCTGTTCGTCATGCTCATCATGCTTTACCGCCGGAAACAACCATTGAGATTAACGTTTATCTGTGGATTGACCGACTAGAGATTAGAATTTGGGATTATGGAAAACCTTTCAATCCTGATGCGATCGCAGAGCCAGCCCCAGGTACTCTGCAAGTAGGTGGGTATGGATGGTTTCTCCTCCGGCGGTTGGCTGACCGTGTTGTATACGAACGGGGTGCAGATGGTAGAAATTGCTTGCTCATTGTTAAATACTCTGTAGAAGCACAAAAGTAA
- the petD gene encoding cytochrome b6-f complex subunit IV — protein MSTQKKPDLSDPQLRAKLAKGMGHNYYGEPAWPNDLLYVFPIVIMGSFAAIVALAVLDPAMTGEPANPFATPLEILPEWYLYPVFQILRSLPNKLLGVLAMGSVPVGLILVPFIENVNKFQNPFRRPVATTVFLFGTLVTLWLGIGAALPLDKSLTLGLF, from the coding sequence ATGTCAACACAAAAAAAACCTGACCTGAGCGATCCTCAGTTAAGAGCCAAACTAGCTAAAGGCATGGGTCACAACTACTATGGTGAACCCGCTTGGCCTAATGACCTACTTTACGTTTTTCCAATCGTGATCATGGGTTCCTTCGCTGCGATTGTGGCTCTAGCTGTGCTAGATCCCGCAATGACCGGTGAACCAGCAAATCCTTTCGCCACACCATTGGAAATTTTGCCAGAGTGGTATTTGTATCCAGTCTTCCAAATTTTGCGATCGCTTCCTAACAAACTTTTAGGAGTGTTAGCAATGGGTTCAGTACCAGTGGGGCTAATCCTCGTTCCCTTTATTGAGAACGTTAATAAGTTTCAAAACCCCTTCCGTCGTCCAGTTGCAACCACAGTGTTCCTCTTTGGCACCCTTGTAACCTTGTGGCTGGGTATTGGTGCTGCTTTACCATTGGATAAATCTTTGACTTTGGGATTATTCTAA
- the ctpA gene encoding carboxyl-terminal processing protease CtpA, whose amino-acid sequence MGFMNKQVFRVGFSLLMAFWLAFGTLTQPAMALTGEQKLVSEVWRIVNRTYLDETFNHQNWAAVRQKVLEKPLADSNATYTAIGKMLKSLDDPFTRFLDPEQYRSLQVNTSGELTGVGLQIALNSENGKLEVVAPIAGSPADKAGIRPRDRILKIEGVSTENLTLDEAATRMRGPSGSLVTLLIEREGEAEIEIRLTRDRIALNPVVSDLRVSTEGTPIGYLRLTQFNANASTELAHAISSLEKKGAAAYILDLRNNPGGLLQSGIEIARLWLDSGTIVYTVNRQGIQGSFEALGPALTKDPLVILVNQGTASASEILAGALQDNGRAQLVGETTFGKGLIQSLFELSDGSGLAVTIAKYETPQHRDINKLGITPDQVISQAAINREQIGTEADLQYQAAVELLVKNSVVAGKV is encoded by the coding sequence ATGGGGTTCATGAACAAACAAGTCTTTCGAGTTGGATTTTCATTGTTAATGGCGTTTTGGTTGGCGTTTGGTACGCTTACTCAGCCGGCGATGGCTTTGACGGGAGAACAAAAGCTGGTTTCGGAAGTGTGGCGAATTGTTAATCGCACTTATCTAGATGAGACGTTTAATCATCAAAACTGGGCGGCAGTCCGACAAAAGGTTCTGGAGAAGCCGTTGGCAGACTCAAATGCCACTTATACGGCTATTGGTAAGATGCTCAAGAGCCTCGACGATCCTTTTACCCGCTTTTTAGATCCAGAACAGTACCGCAGCTTACAGGTCAATACTTCTGGCGAACTGACTGGAGTGGGATTACAAATTGCTTTGAATTCTGAGAATGGGAAGTTGGAAGTAGTTGCTCCCATAGCAGGTTCACCAGCAGATAAAGCGGGGATTAGACCACGCGATCGCATTCTCAAAATTGAAGGCGTTTCTACAGAAAATCTTACACTTGATGAAGCTGCGACCAGGATGCGTGGGCCAAGTGGCAGCCTTGTTACTCTCCTCATCGAACGGGAGGGAGAAGCAGAAATAGAAATTAGACTGACACGCGATCGCATTGCTCTTAACCCTGTGGTTTCAGATTTGCGTGTTTCGACTGAGGGGACACCTATTGGCTACCTACGTCTTACACAATTTAATGCCAACGCCTCAACGGAATTGGCACACGCTATTTCTAGTCTAGAAAAAAAAGGCGCTGCTGCCTACATTTTAGATTTGCGAAATAATCCTGGGGGGTTATTGCAATCAGGAATTGAAATCGCCCGTCTGTGGTTAGATTCCGGCACTATCGTTTACACCGTTAACCGACAAGGCATTCAGGGTAGTTTTGAAGCCCTTGGGCCAGCCCTGACGAAAGATCCTCTGGTGATTTTGGTGAATCAAGGAACTGCCAGTGCAAGTGAAATTCTCGCCGGCGCACTCCAAGATAATGGTCGTGCCCAGTTGGTAGGCGAAACCACCTTTGGCAAAGGCTTAATTCAATCCTTGTTTGAATTATCAGATGGTTCTGGTTTGGCAGTCACAATTGCTAAGTATGAAACTCCTCAACACCGGGATATTAACAAACTAGGTATTACGCCAGATCAGGTGATTTCCCAAGCAGCTATTAACCGCGAACAGATTGGCACCGAAGCGGATCTGCAATATCAAGCAGCCGTGGAACTTTTGGTTAAAAACTCGGTGGTGGCGGGGAAGGTGTAA
- a CDS encoding GNAT family N-acetyltransferase gives MHIRCETLSDHTAIAEVNTLAFGQENEAKLVEEIRRSDCYISELSLVAEVENVVVGHILFSYINLAGEETLKVLGLAPLAVHPQFQRQGIGSALIKAGLELADKRREPIVIVLGHPHFYTRFGFQSSIVYDIESPFPVPEDVFMVKPLQNYHQRYKGKVVYPKAFQGV, from the coding sequence ATGCATATTCGTTGTGAAACTCTGTCAGACCATACAGCAATAGCTGAGGTGAATACATTAGCTTTTGGTCAAGAAAACGAGGCGAAACTTGTGGAGGAAATTCGCCGTTCTGATTGCTATATTTCAGAACTTTCTTTAGTTGCAGAGGTTGAAAATGTTGTAGTCGGTCATATTTTATTCAGCTACATTAACCTAGCGGGTGAAGAAACCCTAAAAGTACTTGGTCTAGCACCTTTAGCAGTTCATCCACAGTTTCAAAGACAAGGTATTGGCAGCGCACTCATAAAAGCAGGGTTAGAATTAGCAGATAAAAGAAGAGAACCTATAGTCATTGTATTAGGTCATCCACATTTCTATACTCGTTTTGGCTTTCAGTCTTCTATTGTTTATGATATTGAGTCTCCGTTTCCAGTTCCGGAGGATGTTTTCATGGTCAAACCACTGCAAAACTATCACCAAAGATATAAGGGAAAAGTGGTTTACCCAAAAGCTTTTCAGGGAGTATAA
- a CDS encoding GDP-mannose 4,6-dehydratase — protein MTKTALITGITGQDGYYLSHLLLNRGYRVVGLVPPHRQPNLTKLGTLANQVEIFTVDLRDNAALLTAVEQLRPQEIYNLAAPSFVPDSWNDPLGTLDLITGTATRLLEAVRKVGLSTRFYQASSSEMFGDVFISPQDEETPFRPKNPYAAAKMHAHWTMVHHRQRYGLFACSGILYNHESPLRAPQFVTRKVSLAAASIKLGLTDTLEMGNLDAKRDWGFAGDYAEAMWLMLQVDEPEEYVIGTGKLHSVRDLVTTAFESVGLDWTQYVVLNTNLLRQDEHFQLVANPSKAKRNLGWEPQVSFEELLEKMVKTDLERLQSGAIAPLPQV, from the coding sequence ATGACTAAGACAGCCCTAATTACAGGAATTACTGGTCAAGATGGCTACTATCTCAGCCATTTGCTCCTCAACCGTGGTTATCGAGTTGTTGGATTAGTACCCCCACATCGACAACCTAATTTGACAAAACTGGGAACATTAGCAAATCAGGTAGAAATTTTTACAGTTGACTTGAGAGATAATGCGGCGCTGTTGACCGCAGTTGAACAATTGCGTCCCCAAGAAATTTACAATCTAGCGGCTCCCAGTTTTGTACCCGACTCCTGGAACGATCCATTGGGAACTCTGGATTTGATAACTGGCACGGCTACCAGGCTTTTGGAAGCAGTACGAAAAGTTGGTTTATCTACCAGATTTTATCAAGCCAGCAGTTCAGAAATGTTTGGCGATGTATTTATTTCACCTCAAGATGAGGAAACTCCTTTTCGCCCTAAAAATCCCTATGCTGCGGCCAAGATGCACGCCCACTGGACGATGGTGCATCATAGACAGCGCTATGGACTATTTGCCTGTAGTGGAATTTTATATAATCATGAGTCTCCTCTACGCGCACCCCAGTTTGTTACACGCAAAGTTTCTTTAGCGGCTGCATCGATTAAATTGGGTTTAACTGACACTTTAGAAATGGGTAATCTGGATGCTAAACGTGATTGGGGTTTTGCGGGTGATTATGCAGAAGCAATGTGGTTAATGTTGCAAGTTGATGAGCCAGAAGAATATGTGATTGGCACTGGTAAACTGCACAGTGTCAGAGATTTAGTTACCACAGCCTTTGAGTCTGTCGGATTGGATTGGACACAGTACGTAGTATTAAATACCAATTTATTGCGACAAGATGAGCATTTTCAACTAGTAGCTAACCCCAGTAAAGCTAAAAGAAACCTCGGCTGGGAACCCCAAGTCAGCTTTGAGGAACTTTTAGAAAAAATGGTAAAAACAGATTTGGAGCGGTTACAAAGCGGTGCAATCGCGCCCTTACCGCAAGTGTAA